The Chloroflexota bacterium sequence CTTCGCAGAGGACAAGAACCCGCCATTGCCACCGCCAACCAGGGAGCCCCGGGAATAGCTGCGCCGGCTGGTGAGTCCCTTTCCGGGCCCTTCGTGGGGAGGCAGAGCTTTCTTCTCCAGCCAGGCATAAGAGAGCTATAGTGCTGCGTCTCCTGGATGCCAACCTGAACCGGGCCCGGGAGGGCCTGAGGGTCCTGGAGGATATAAGCCGCTTCGTCCTCAATGACCTCTCTCTCACCCGGGAGCTCCGCCAGCTCCGCCTTCAGCTTGTTGTGGGGACCCCCGGTGAGGTCGGGCTCCTTTCTGCCCGGGATGTGGAGGGGGATGTGGGGGCAGGGCGGCCGGGGGGAGAAAGGGCGGGCCTTCCCTCCCTGGTTCTCGCCAATGCCAAAAGGGCCCAGGAGGCCCTGAGGGTGCTGGAGGAGGGGGCCAGCCTTGAGGGCTGGGACCCATCTCCCTTTCAAAAGGCTCGCCTTACCCTTTATGACCTGGAGAAGAGGCTCCTGGGGCTGGTGCTGAGGAAGGAAAAGAGGGAAAGGGTCTCCGGCCTCTATGTTGTCCTGGACCGGGGCTTTCTTAAGGGGAGGAACGAGGTGGAGGCGGCCCGGGCTGCCATCAAAGGCGGTGCCCGGGTCCTCCAGCTCAGGGACCGGGTGGGGGAAAAGGGGGATATGCTGGCAGTGGCGACGAAGCTCCGGGAGCTCTGTGCCCGGGAAGGGGTGCTGTTTATCATCAATGACCACCTGGACCTGGCCCTGGCCACCGGCGCCGATGGCCTCCACCTGGGCCAGAGGGACCTGCCCCTCAAGGAGGCCCGCCGCCTCCTCCCCATAGATAGCCTCCTGGGCCTCTCCTGCCACAGCCTGGAGGAGGCGAAAGGGGCAGAGGAAGCGGGGGCGGACTACATGGCCCTGGGCTCTATCTTCCCCACCACCAGCAAGGAGAAGGCGGTTGTCATCGGGGTGGAGACCCTGGCGCGGGTGAGGAAAGCGGTCTCCCTCCCCATAGTAGCAATAGGAGGTATAAGCCAGGAAAATGTGGCCCAGGTCCTTAAGGCGGGGCCCCGGGCGGTGGCGGTCATCTCCGCCGTCTTGGGGCCTCCAGATATTGAGGCGGCAGCCCGGGGGCTGGTGGCCAGGATGGAGAAGGCGAGTGGATAAATTCACCGACAGGCTTGAAGCAATAGGGGAAAGGGCCCGTTTCTTCTTCTCAGCCAAGGACCAGGCGCGGGAGAGGGCGCTGGAGCTCTGCCGGGAGACCACCCGCCTCAGCACCAACGCTATCCGGGCGGTCCACCGCCAGGAATATACCCAGGCCAAGGAGGCCCTTTCCCGGGCCAGGGCCCTCCTGAAGGAGCTCTCCAAGACCCTGGCCGACCATCCCGACCTTTTCCATAGCGGCTATGTCCATGATGCCACCAAGGAGTTCGTGGAGGGCTGTGTTACCCTTGCCCTGGTGCAGGGGAAGGAGCTGCCTTCTCCTGAAGACCTGGGGGTGAGCCCCGCTGCCTACCTCAATGGCATGGGGGAGGCGGTGGGGGAGCTGCGCCGCTACCTCCTGGACACCATCCGCCGGGGGGACCTCTCCCGCTGTGAGGAAATCCTGGCGACTATGGACGATGTCTATGGCATTCTGGTGACTATGGACTTCCCCGAAGCCCTTACCCAGGGCCTGCGCCGCACTACCGATGCGGTGCGGGGCATCCTGGAGAAGACCCGGGGAGATTTGACGGTAGCCTTTGAACAGCGTGGCCTACAGAAGCAACTGGAGGCTCTGGAGGAGAAGCTCCGGGCCCTACCAGGTACCCCTCGGAAAAAGGCGTGACGGCCTACTAGAGCGGCTAGAAAGGGGAAAAGATGGCATTGGTCTGGGTTGTGCCTGTTTCCGGCGTGCTGGCGGTCCTCTTCGCCCTGTTTTTGGCAAGGGATGTTCTGAGGCGGGACCCCGGCACCCCCAAGATGCAGGAAATCGGGGGCATGATATTTGAGGGGGCCATGGCCTTCCTCAAGCGCCAGTACACTACAATCGGGATACTGGCCCTGGTTACTGCCGTGGTTATCGGCGGACTTCTCGGCCTGCTGGCCTCCACCACGGAACTGGAGGAGCTTGATATCTCCCGTTGGGGCCTTCTGGGCTACACCGCCCTGGCCTTCCTGGCGGGGGCCTTCTGCTCAGCGGTATCAGGGTTCATCGGCATGTACATCTCGGTCAAGTCAAATGTGCGCTGTGCCTCTGGTGCCCAGCGGGGACTGAACGAGGCCATCACCGTTGCCATCAGGGGAGGGGCGGTGTCCGGTTTCCTTATCGTTGCCCTGAGCCTTTTGGGGGTGGCAGGCATCTTCTACCTCTATGGAGGCTCCGACCGGCCTGACATAGCCCCCCACCTGATTGTGGGCTTCGGCTTCGGGGCCAGCTTCGTGGCCCTCTTCGCCCAGCTCGGCGGGGGCATCTACACAAAGGCTGCGGATATGGGCGCCGACCTGGTGGGCAAGGTAGAGGCCGGTATCCCCGAGGATGACCCCAGGAATGCCGCCGTTGTGGCCG is a genomic window containing:
- a CDS encoding haloacid dehalogenase, whose protein sequence is MGERARFFFSAKDQARERALELCRETTRLSTNAIRAVHRQEYTQAKEALSRARALLKELSKTLADHPDLFHSGYVHDATKEFVEGCVTLALVQGKELPSPEDLGVSPAAYLNGMGEAVGELRRYLLDTIRRGDLSRCEEILATMDDVYGILVTMDFPEALTQGLRRTTDAVRGILEKTRGDLTVAFEQRGLQKQLEALEEKLRALPGTPRKKA
- the thiE gene encoding thiamine phosphate synthase → MLRLLDANLNRAREGLRVLEDISRFVLNDLSLTRELRQLRLQLVVGTPGEVGLLSARDVEGDVGAGRPGGERAGLPSLVLANAKRAQEALRVLEEGASLEGWDPSPFQKARLTLYDLEKRLLGLVLRKEKRERVSGLYVVLDRGFLKGRNEVEAARAAIKGGARVLQLRDRVGEKGDMLAVATKLRELCAREGVLFIINDHLDLALATGADGLHLGQRDLPLKEARRLLPIDSLLGLSCHSLEEAKGAEEAGADYMALGSIFPTTSKEKAVVIGVETLARVRKAVSLPIVAIGGISQENVAQVLKAGPRAVAVISAVLGPPDIEAAARGLVARMEKASG